The proteins below come from a single Aegilops tauschii subsp. strangulata cultivar AL8/78 chromosome 6, Aet v6.0, whole genome shotgun sequence genomic window:
- the LOC109751995 gene encoding protein argonaute PNH1 isoform X2: MLEVLEVPWTVVGGKAAGGCPGPPRRQALQSSLAQPKAAARSPGAGGKKCNSGASGPRRNGARARSKEEAVVPAACTGVVAVAPAEPPPVSSKGLELCRRPGFGRAGTRCVVKANHFLAEVADKDLTQYDVKITPEVRSRSMNRAIVAELVRLYRASDLGMRLPAYDGRSNLYTAGRLPFDAREFVIRLAVDDDGVSGATARCTCREKEYKVAIKFAAGADLRHLREFMAGRQPDEPQGALQVLDVVLREVASQRYLSVRRSFYSPDIRTPQRLGDGLQSWFGFYQSIRPTQMGLSLNIDMSSTAFVEPLPVIDFAAQIVGKDVMSRPLSDANRVRIKKALRDLKVEITHRGSLRRKYRVFGLTAQPTHELIFPIDDEMKSVVEYFTEMYGFTIKQPHLPCLLVGNQKKPNYLPMEACKIVEGQRYKKRLNEKQITSLLKVTCQRPGDKEMDIRRTVHQNGYDQDPYAKEFGINISDKLTSIEARVLPAPWLKYHDTGKESECLPRVGEWDMKNKKVVNGCIVNHWASINFSRSVQESTASGFCQELAQTCKLLGMEFNSEPAIPMYSARPEQAVQVLKHVYNAALKKLKGKELELLLVILPDNNGALYGDIKRICETELGLMSQCCLAKHVFKICKRYLANVSLKINVKMGGRNTILLDAVSRRIPLVSDIPTIIFGADVTHPETREDNSPSIAAVVASQDWPEVTKYAGLVCAQAYRQELIQDLYKTWHDPQRGTVTGGMIRELLISFRKATGQKPLRIIFYRDGISAGQFHQVLLYELDAIRKACASLEPNYQPPVTFVIVQKRHHTKLFANNHNDKSNTDKSGNILPGTVVDSKICHPTQFDFYLCSHAGIQGTSKPAHYHVLWDENNFTADEMQTLTNNLCYTYARCTRAACLLCSSSRIPGTFLHGPR; encoded by the exons ATGCTCGAGGTTTTGGAGGTGCCGTGGACGGTGGTCGGCGGTAAGGCGGCTGGCGGGTGCCCGGGGCCGCCGCGGAGACAGGCGCTACAAAGCAGCTTGGCGCAGCCCAAGGCGGCCGCGCGGTCGCCGGGGGCGGGAGGCAAGAAGTGCAATTCCGGTGCGAGCGGCCCACGGCGCAACGGCGCGCGGGcgaggagcaaggaggaggcggTGGTGCCGGCCGCGTGCACTGGCGTTGTCGCCGTCGCGCCAGCGGAGCCGCCGCCGGTGTCGAGCAAGGGGCTGGAGCTCTGCCGTCGTCCAGGGTTCGGGAGGGCGGGCACGCGCTGCGTGGTGAAGGCCAACCACTTCCTCGCGGAGGTCGCCGACAAGGACCTCACCCAGTACGAC GTCAAGATCACGCCGGAGGTGAGGTCGCGGAGCATGAACCGGGCCATCGTGGCCGAGCTGGTCCGCCTCTACCGCGCGTCCGACCTCGGCATGCGCCTCCCAGCCTACGACGGCCGCAGCAACCTCTACACCGCCGGCCGCCTCCCCTTCGACGCCCGAGAGTTCGTCATACGCCTCGCCGTCGACGACGACGGCGTCTCCGGCGCCACCGCCCG CTGTACCTGCAGGGAGAAAGAGTACAAGGTGGCCATCAAATTCGCCGCTGGCGCCGACCTGCGCCACCTCCGGGAGTTCATGGCGGGGCGGCAGCCCGACGAGCCGCAGGGGGCCCTGCAGGTCCTCGACGTCGTGCTGCGGGAAGTCGCCAGCCAGAGGTACCTCTCCGTAAGGCGGTCGTTCTACTCGCCGGACATTAGGACGCCACAGAGGCTCGGCGATGGCTTGCAGTCGTGGTTTGGCTTCTACCAGAGCATCCGGCCGACCCAAATGGGATTGTCACTCAACATTG ACATGTCGTCCACGGCATTTGTCGAGCCGCTGCCGGTGATCGACTTCGCGGCGCAGATCGTGGGGAAGGATGTCATGTCAAGGCCGTTGTCGGACGCGAACCGAGTCAGG ATAAAGAAAGCTCTACGCGATTTGAAGGTCGAAATCACTCACCGAGGAAGTTTAAGACGGAAGTACCGTGTCTTTGGCCTGACAGCGCAACCAACTCATGAACTAAT TTTCCCAATTGACGATGAAATGAAATCGGTTGTAGAGTACTTCACGGAAATGTATGGTTTTACCATAAAGCAACCGCATCTTCCCTGCCTTCTTGTAGGAAACCAAAAGAAGCCAAACTATCTACCAATGGAG GCCTGCAAGATTGTTGAAGGTCAGAGATACAAGAAGAGGTTGAATGAAAAGCAGATCACATCATTGCTGAAAGTTACATGCCAAAGGCCTGGAGACAAGGAAATGGATATTCGACGG ACCGTTCACCAAAATGGATATGATCAAGATCCTTATGCGAAGGAATTTGGGATAAACATAAGCGACAAACTCACCTCTATTGAAGCAAGAGTTCTGCCTGCACCCTGG CTAAAATATCATGATACTGGAAAAGAGTCAGAGTGCTTACCTCGTGTTGGCGAATGGGACATGAAAAACAAG AAAGTTGTCAATGGATGCATTGTGAATCATTGGGCATCCATTAACTTCTCAAGAAGTGTTCAAGAAAGCACTGCCAGTGGATTTTGCCAGGAGTTAGCCCAAACGTGTAAACTTTTAGGCATG GAGTTCAACAGCGAGCCTGCTATACCAATGTATTCGGCTAGACCAGAGCAAGCAGTACAGGTGCTTAAGCATGTGTATAACGCTGCACTGAAAAAACTCAAGGGAAAGGAGCTTGAGCTTCTTTTGGTAATCCTCCCTGACAACAATGGCGCATTATATG GTGACATAAAGCGCATTTGTGAAACCGAGTTGGGATTAATGTCACAGTGCTGCTTAGCAAAGCATGTATTTAAGATCTGCAAACGATACCTGGCGAATGTCTCACTCAAAATCAATGTTAAG ATGGGAGGAAGAAATACCATACTCTTGGACGCGGTTAGTCGGAGGATCCCATTGGTCAGTGATATACCGACGATAATATTTGGTGCGGATGTAACACATCCTGAAACCAGAGAGGACAACAGTCCATCGATTGCTGCG GTTGTTGCTTCTCAAGACTGGCCAGAAGTTACAAAGTACGCTGGATTGGTGTGTGCTCAAGCTTATCGGCAAGAGCTCATCCAGGACCTCTACAAAACATGGCATGATCCTCAGCGAGGCACTGTAACCGGAGGCATGATCAG GGAGCTTTTAATTTCCTTCAGGAAAGCCACAGGGCAGAAACCATTGAGAATAATCTTCTACAG GGATGGTATCAGCGCAGGACAGTTCCATCAAGTATTACTTTACGAGTTAGATGCTATCCGTAAG GCCTGTGCATCTCTAGAACCAAATTACCAACCTCCAGTGACGTTTGTGATAGTCCAAAAGCGTCACCATACAAAACTATTTGCAAACAACCACAACGATAAAAGTAACACCGACAAGAGCGGAAATATTCTGCCTG GCACCGTTGTCGATTCGAAGATATGCCATCCCACACagtttgatttctacctctgcagtcATGCTGGAATTCAG GGCACCAGTAAGCCAGCACATTATCATGTTCTGTGGGACGAGAACAATTTCACGGCGGACGAAATGCAGACATTGACAAACAACCTTTGCTACAC GTATGCGCGTTGCACACG TGCCGCCTGTTTACTATGCTCATCTAGCCGCATTCCGGGCACGTTTCTACATGGACCAAGATAG
- the LOC109751995 gene encoding protein argonaute PNH1 isoform X1 — protein sequence MLEVLEVPWTVVGGKAAGGCPGPPRRQALQSSLAQPKAAARSPGAGGKKCNSGASGPRRNGARARSKEEAVVPAACTGVVAVAPAEPPPVSSKGLELCRRPGFGRAGTRCVVKANHFLAEVADKDLTQYDVKITPEVRSRSMNRAIVAELVRLYRASDLGMRLPAYDGRSNLYTAGRLPFDAREFVIRLAVDDDGVSGATARCTCREKEYKVAIKFAAGADLRHLREFMAGRQPDEPQGALQVLDVVLREVASQRYLSVRRSFYSPDIRTPQRLGDGLQSWFGFYQSIRPTQMGLSLNIDMSSTAFVEPLPVIDFAAQIVGKDVMSRPLSDANRVRIKKALRDLKVEITHRGSLRRKYRVFGLTAQPTHELIFPIDDEMKSVVEYFTEMYGFTIKQPHLPCLLVGNQKKPNYLPMEACKIVEGQRYKKRLNEKQITSLLKVTCQRPGDKEMDIRRTVHQNGYDQDPYAKEFGINISDKLTSIEARVLPAPWLKYHDTGKESECLPRVGEWDMKNKKVVNGCIVNHWASINFSRSVQESTASGFCQELAQTCKLLGMEFNSEPAIPMYSARPEQAVQVLKHVYNAALKKLKGKELELLLVILPDNNGALYGDIKRICETELGLMSQCCLAKHVFKICKRYLANVSLKINVKMGGRNTILLDAVSRRIPLVSDIPTIIFGADVTHPETREDNSPSIAAVVASQDWPEVTKYAGLVCAQAYRQELIQDLYKTWHDPQRGTVTGGMIRELLISFRKATGQKPLRIIFYRDGISAGQFHQVLLYELDAIRKACASLEPNYQPPVTFVIVQKRHHTKLFANNHNDKSNTDKSGNILPGTVVDSKICHPTQFDFYLCSHAGIQGTSKPAHYHVLWDENNFTADEMQTLTNNLCYTYARCTRSVSVVPPVYYAHLAAFRARFYMDQDSLSVKNANRTNGSAMKTMPAVKERVKRVMFYC from the exons ATGCTCGAGGTTTTGGAGGTGCCGTGGACGGTGGTCGGCGGTAAGGCGGCTGGCGGGTGCCCGGGGCCGCCGCGGAGACAGGCGCTACAAAGCAGCTTGGCGCAGCCCAAGGCGGCCGCGCGGTCGCCGGGGGCGGGAGGCAAGAAGTGCAATTCCGGTGCGAGCGGCCCACGGCGCAACGGCGCGCGGGcgaggagcaaggaggaggcggTGGTGCCGGCCGCGTGCACTGGCGTTGTCGCCGTCGCGCCAGCGGAGCCGCCGCCGGTGTCGAGCAAGGGGCTGGAGCTCTGCCGTCGTCCAGGGTTCGGGAGGGCGGGCACGCGCTGCGTGGTGAAGGCCAACCACTTCCTCGCGGAGGTCGCCGACAAGGACCTCACCCAGTACGAC GTCAAGATCACGCCGGAGGTGAGGTCGCGGAGCATGAACCGGGCCATCGTGGCCGAGCTGGTCCGCCTCTACCGCGCGTCCGACCTCGGCATGCGCCTCCCAGCCTACGACGGCCGCAGCAACCTCTACACCGCCGGCCGCCTCCCCTTCGACGCCCGAGAGTTCGTCATACGCCTCGCCGTCGACGACGACGGCGTCTCCGGCGCCACCGCCCG CTGTACCTGCAGGGAGAAAGAGTACAAGGTGGCCATCAAATTCGCCGCTGGCGCCGACCTGCGCCACCTCCGGGAGTTCATGGCGGGGCGGCAGCCCGACGAGCCGCAGGGGGCCCTGCAGGTCCTCGACGTCGTGCTGCGGGAAGTCGCCAGCCAGAGGTACCTCTCCGTAAGGCGGTCGTTCTACTCGCCGGACATTAGGACGCCACAGAGGCTCGGCGATGGCTTGCAGTCGTGGTTTGGCTTCTACCAGAGCATCCGGCCGACCCAAATGGGATTGTCACTCAACATTG ACATGTCGTCCACGGCATTTGTCGAGCCGCTGCCGGTGATCGACTTCGCGGCGCAGATCGTGGGGAAGGATGTCATGTCAAGGCCGTTGTCGGACGCGAACCGAGTCAGG ATAAAGAAAGCTCTACGCGATTTGAAGGTCGAAATCACTCACCGAGGAAGTTTAAGACGGAAGTACCGTGTCTTTGGCCTGACAGCGCAACCAACTCATGAACTAAT TTTCCCAATTGACGATGAAATGAAATCGGTTGTAGAGTACTTCACGGAAATGTATGGTTTTACCATAAAGCAACCGCATCTTCCCTGCCTTCTTGTAGGAAACCAAAAGAAGCCAAACTATCTACCAATGGAG GCCTGCAAGATTGTTGAAGGTCAGAGATACAAGAAGAGGTTGAATGAAAAGCAGATCACATCATTGCTGAAAGTTACATGCCAAAGGCCTGGAGACAAGGAAATGGATATTCGACGG ACCGTTCACCAAAATGGATATGATCAAGATCCTTATGCGAAGGAATTTGGGATAAACATAAGCGACAAACTCACCTCTATTGAAGCAAGAGTTCTGCCTGCACCCTGG CTAAAATATCATGATACTGGAAAAGAGTCAGAGTGCTTACCTCGTGTTGGCGAATGGGACATGAAAAACAAG AAAGTTGTCAATGGATGCATTGTGAATCATTGGGCATCCATTAACTTCTCAAGAAGTGTTCAAGAAAGCACTGCCAGTGGATTTTGCCAGGAGTTAGCCCAAACGTGTAAACTTTTAGGCATG GAGTTCAACAGCGAGCCTGCTATACCAATGTATTCGGCTAGACCAGAGCAAGCAGTACAGGTGCTTAAGCATGTGTATAACGCTGCACTGAAAAAACTCAAGGGAAAGGAGCTTGAGCTTCTTTTGGTAATCCTCCCTGACAACAATGGCGCATTATATG GTGACATAAAGCGCATTTGTGAAACCGAGTTGGGATTAATGTCACAGTGCTGCTTAGCAAAGCATGTATTTAAGATCTGCAAACGATACCTGGCGAATGTCTCACTCAAAATCAATGTTAAG ATGGGAGGAAGAAATACCATACTCTTGGACGCGGTTAGTCGGAGGATCCCATTGGTCAGTGATATACCGACGATAATATTTGGTGCGGATGTAACACATCCTGAAACCAGAGAGGACAACAGTCCATCGATTGCTGCG GTTGTTGCTTCTCAAGACTGGCCAGAAGTTACAAAGTACGCTGGATTGGTGTGTGCTCAAGCTTATCGGCAAGAGCTCATCCAGGACCTCTACAAAACATGGCATGATCCTCAGCGAGGCACTGTAACCGGAGGCATGATCAG GGAGCTTTTAATTTCCTTCAGGAAAGCCACAGGGCAGAAACCATTGAGAATAATCTTCTACAG GGATGGTATCAGCGCAGGACAGTTCCATCAAGTATTACTTTACGAGTTAGATGCTATCCGTAAG GCCTGTGCATCTCTAGAACCAAATTACCAACCTCCAGTGACGTTTGTGATAGTCCAAAAGCGTCACCATACAAAACTATTTGCAAACAACCACAACGATAAAAGTAACACCGACAAGAGCGGAAATATTCTGCCTG GCACCGTTGTCGATTCGAAGATATGCCATCCCACACagtttgatttctacctctgcagtcATGCTGGAATTCAG GGCACCAGTAAGCCAGCACATTATCATGTTCTGTGGGACGAGAACAATTTCACGGCGGACGAAATGCAGACATTGACAAACAACCTTTGCTACAC GTATGCGCGTTGCACACGGTCTGTTTCTGTCG TGCCGCCTGTTTACTATGCTCATCTAGCCGCATTCCGGGCACGTTTCTACATGGACCAAGATAGCCTCTCGGTGAAGAATGCCAACCGGACGAATGGAAGTGCCATGAAGACTATGCCAGCGGTGAAAGAGAGGGTGAAGAGGGTGATGTTCTACTGCTGA
- the LOC109751980 gene encoding plastidic ATP/ADP-transporter translates to MESGLIASHRLRLPALPSAAHAHLLRHRRLVATPLRLPTTPTPLRQPAALPLRPCLRPPRAASVASPAPVPGDAPDNSRKFLGVDALTLKKIVPLGLMFFCILFNYTILRDTKDVLVVTAKGSSAEIIPFLKTWVNLPMAIGFMLLYSKLADVLSKEALFYTVIFPFIAFFGVFGYVLYPMRDAIHPTALADRLLASLGPSFLGPVAILRVWSFCLFYVMAELWGSVVISVLFWGFANQITTVEEAKEFYPLFGLGANVALIFSGRTVKYFSNMRQNLGPGVDGWAISLKGMMSIVVVLGFVIAGIYWGVNKYVIDKTSLPVERKKKNKPKLSMGESLKVLVSSQYVRDLATLVVAYGISINLVEVTWKSKLKAQFPSPNEYSSFMGDFSTATGIATFTMMLLGRLILRKFGWGVAATITPAVLLVTGVGFFSLLLFGEPLTPLLATFGMTPLLAAVFVGALQNIFSKSAKYSLFDPCKEMAYIPLDEDMKVKGKAAIDVVCNPLGKSGGALIQQFMILSFGSLANSTPYLGGILLVIVIAWLGAVRSLDSQFSPLAKQDLEREQQLKAEVVETTAQVVGTGNGSLQENVASQSSTNGTVIKQSQEPEITAPEKSGKQS, encoded by the exons ATGGAGTCCGGCCTCATCGCAAGCCACCGCCTTCGCCTCCCGGCCCTCCCCTCCGCGGCACATGCCCAcctcctccgccaccgccgcctcgtGGCCACGCCCCTCCGCCTCCCCACCACCCCGACCCCTCTCCGCCAGCCCGCCGCGCTCCCGCTCCGTCCGTGCCTCAggcctccccgcgccgcctccgTCGCCTCCCCCGCGCCGGTGCCCGGCGATGCGCCGGACAATTCCCGCAAGTTCCTCGGCGTGGACGCGCTCACGCTCAAGAAGATCGTGCCCCTGGGGCTCATGTTCTTCTGCATCCTCTTCAACTACACCATCCTGAGGGACACCAAGGACGTGCTCGTCGTCACCGCCAAGGGGAGCAGCGCCGAGATCATCCCCTTCCTCAAGACGTGGGTCAACCTCCCCATGGCCATCGGCTTCATGCTTCTCTACTCCAAGCTCGCCGACGTGCTCTCCAAGGAGGCGCTCTTCTACACCGTCATCTTCCCCTTCATCGCCTTCTTCGGCGTCTTCGGGTACGTGCTCTACCCTATGCGCGACGCCATCCACCCCACGGCGCTCGCCGACCGCCTCCTCGCGTCGCTCGGCCCCAGCTTTCTGGGGCCCGTCGCCATCCTCCGCGTGTGGAGTTTCTGCCTCTTCTACGTCATGGCGGAGCTCTGGGGCAGCGTTGTCATCTCCGTCCTGTTTTGGGGATTCGCCAATCAG ATTACTACGGTTGAAGAGGCTAAAGAGTTTTACCCGCTGTTCGGGCTTGGGGCCAATGTGGCTCTCATCTTCTCTGGTCGCACGGTGAAATACTTCTCAAACATGAGGCAGAATTTGGGTCCAGGGGTGGACGGATGGGCTATTTCATTGAAGGGCATGATGAGCATAGTGGTTGTACTGGGTTTCGTCATTGCCGGTATCTATTGGGGAGTGAACAAGTATGTTATTGATAAAACATCTCTGCCGGTCGAACGGAAGAAGAAG AATAAGCCAAAGCTTAGCATGGGGGAGAGTTTGAAGGTGCTGGTATCATCTCAATATGTGAGGGATCTTGCCACACTGGTCGTTGCTTATGGTATAAGCATCAACCTTGTAGAGGTGACATGGAAATCGAAATTGAAGGCACAG TTCCCAAGTCCTAACGAGTATTCTTCATTCATGGGTGATTTCTCAACGGCTACTGGCATAGCTACGTTTACAATGATGTTGTTAGGGAGATTAATTCTTAGAAAATTCGGGTGGGGAGTTGCAGCTACAATCACCCCTGCAGTGTTGCTTGTCACTGGAGTTGGATTCTTCTCACTGCTTCTGTTTGGTGAGCCACTCACTCCTCTTCTAGCCACGTTTGGGATGACGCCTTTGCTTGCGGCGGTCTTCGTTGGGGCACTACAGAACATTTTCAGTAAGAGTGCAAAGTACAGTTTGTTCGATCCTTGCAAAGAAATGGCGTACATTCCTTTGGATGAGGACATGAAG GTCAAAGGCAAGGCAGCAATAGATGTGGTATGCAACCCATTGGGAAAATCTGGAGGTGCCCTGATCCAGCAGTTCATGATCTTGTCATTTGGGTCTCTTGCAAACTCAACGCCGTACCTTGGAGGAATATTGCTGGTGATTGTCATCGCGTGGTTGGGCGCCGTAAGGTCCCTCGATTCGCAGTTTTCTCCCCTGGCAAAGCAAGACCTGGAGAGGGAACAGCAGCTGAAAGCAGAGGTAGTAGAAACGACAGCTCAAGTCGTTGGGACAGGAAACGGCTCCCTTCAAGAAAATGTCGCCAGCCAGAGCTCCACGAACGGTACGGTCATCAAACAGTCGCAAGAACCCGAGATTACTGCCCCTGAAAAATCTGGCAAGCAGTCTTAA